The DNA region GACAGCTTATTTCCTCCGCGAGGGGATCGCCAAAAGAATTATGCATTTTATGAGGCAAGGCAAATGCCATGCATGCTGGCTGTCTCCACTGATTAGATTAACTGTCAGCTATGTTGCTTTTGATCATGGAGTGATGACAGACTAGCAGGAGCAGATAAGCTCCTCTCAATGCCAGTGATATGGCACTGACCTGGCTCCCTGCTGGAGAGGTCACGTCTGGCACAAGCCACAAACCTTTCCAGTTTCACGGGGCCCTCTGCTGGTCAGCATGAGCGCTGGGGAAGAATCCCCACAAACAGCGCTCTCAGTAGTGTGTCAAAGACTTTACTACTCACTGTGAGTGTAATCAAATGTCTGatctatatatatttacacttgTGTTTATGTCAGTCTACGATTTTTATTAAAGCAGGGGTTGGAGGAACTGGGACAATaggaggtggaggcgcaggTACAGGAGTTGGAGGTAAggcacacaagacacacacacacgcacacacacacacacacacacacagaccaaccTTTGATATAACCGCAAGGATGTGTGTGGTTATATCAAAGTGGGGGTctcattgacataatgccttccctagccccttaccctattCCCAACCAAGGCAGacatctaacctttgctctaatctgaaccaaaactcaattctaacctcagccctaaaatcacatcttaacccttaaacaggccttcaaagttgTGGGGtccagccaaagggccccacaagtgaccatagGGCTCAGCTTTGATAGAAAAACAAGTTTTTTGGTCCCCACTTTAATTGaaatacacataaacacacacacacacacacacacacgcacacacacacaaacacaccatttTCAGCAATTCACCTCTATTCCCGCTGTTCTTTAAAATGGAACATTTTAAACTCATCTTGGCTCTTTGTCAGCTACAGTGGAGCCAGTTTTGGCTTCATACGCACCAGTTTCCTAATGTAATATACTAACAGCGTTATGTGAGCACTGTTAACATTGTCCTTGGGAGGTAGGAATCATACTGTTGCTCTGATTCAGCACACGGACACCAcagatgtgtgtatgtgattaTAGTGTATGTATCTGTTCTGAAAACCAAGTCATGTTTCATTTCTTCTTCCAGTGCCTGTTATTCCTCAGACGGGCCTCCCAGGAGGGGGCGTTGGTGCCGCTGGAAAGAAAGCTGCCAAAGTGCCAGGTTCAGTAGACTCAACAATAAACGCATAAAGCTCAAGGCAGATGGGATGCAGTTCACTAGGCAGCGGATAGGTTTTCCACTAAACGAAAGAAACTGCAACAGTCCGTCACTTGAAGAGAACACAAGAGAAAACGAGCCTATTCAACatgtgtaaatgtatttatcccttttttatttataaaacgATACTAGATGCAGGTGAGGTTTTACAAGCACCTGTCTGGCTTTGCTGCCTCCAGTCTGGCTTCACTGTGACAGTTTTGTGGTAGTGTTTTGTCATAATGATGAACAGGCGTGTAATTCCCCTGGTCAGTCCCGTCAGATTCAAATAAAAAAGTTGCTGCGTATTCAATGTTAAATACAGGAGTGCTGATCTGTGCTCTCCTTGCTGGTGGCAGGTGTGGGAGTGCCTGGACTCTACCAGGGGGGGCTGGTGCCCGGAGGCGGTGAGCGTTACAGTACCCTGCGATTAacctctgtgtgtgagcgtaaACATAAGTACTTGGCTTTAATGTGGCGGGTTTTCTGGTTTTCCCGTGACTCATGCAGGGTTTGGTGGTCGTGGCGTCTTGCCTGGTGTGGCCACAGGCACCGACTTGAATCCAAAATCAAGTAAGGTTTAGTTTTCATACTTATGATGTTGATTGTCTTTGATCAAGTAGATTTCTTCATATGGTTGTGTTCTTTAGTTCCTAAATACAAAAATAGTCACTGTTGGACCACACTGGGTCTGGGCCTGTTTAGCTTTAAGCCCAGAGTCGAGCCCGTCAAGGTTGTTTATGTCGCTGCTTCATCTCTATGTATCTGATTGGATGTTGTTATTTGTCCCGTGcagtcggaggaggaggacaaggaggaagTCTAGGACTGGGTAACGAGGCTTTGTTCTGTTACATGCTGTTGTTATCCAATCTATAATTACAGTGAATGTGCTCTGTGAATCATAGGAGGCCGTGGGTTCGGTGGACCAATGCAGCCTGGAACCTTCCACGGATACCCCCTCAAATCACCTAAAACAGGTGATGAGCGCAAGCATGTTCTTGTTTTGTCACAAGCACATCTCttctttatactgtatatttatccaTAAGAGAAATCCAGTTTTTGGGGTCCACAcattctctttttttcacttgttctaactttttcagttttcttttagcaacaaaaaacagaacatttccAACCGTGTCTGTTTTTCCACTGCAAACCATTAACAAAGTAATGTTCGTTTCACTGaaacgttttatttatttacatgtggTGAAGAGGCCTGTGGTTCATTTTTAAGTCCATCATTTAAACTTTTCTTTGGTTCTTATCATAGCCGTTACACAATCGCAGCCGTACGTTATGCTGTGGTCACTCTGTCCTAAACATACTGTTATAGCTTATTTTCTGAAGGTTTTGCCCGTTGATGTAAAATATAGAGATAGTGGCCAGATATTTGGCTCAAACGTATTCAAACCAGGGGTTTTCAGGCTAGCAAATAAATTTTGTCTGGTATTTTACAAATCAAAAAATACATCTTTAACAGTGCCTTTCCTGGTGGATGTGTGAGGGTTTTTGATTTCTGGGGCTGCAGGTGTTAAGGCACTATCCAAGTGAGAGATAGTGGAGGAGAGAGTCTTACCTCCGCCCTCGGTGTAAGACTGGTCTCTTGTTCCTTTCTTGAATCTGGATGCTGCCATGTTAAAGGCCCATTTGTACCATATACAAtgctgtctttgttttttggcTTCTGTGGAGACAAAATCTTCCCCCACGTGTCATGCTTGAACCAGAGGGTTCTTCCATGTCTTCCAGATTTGGAGGCCTTAGACATAAGATCCCATGAAAACAACATAttcagaaataaaatgaaaccttTTTTTGTATGTAAGAAACTTTACTTGGACTAAAGCAACATGAGGATGAGTATTGAATATTTTGACTAAATAAGGGTTGCGTACTATTAGTCACCTTCTAAATTACTAGTGTGAGAATCTACAGTATTATcgcaagttttttttcttttcaggagCTTATGGCGCAAAACCAGGAGGAGGCAAACTTCCCTTTGGTACaaatacatttcacatttttgcaAAGACTTTTAAAGACTTCCAGATGTTAATGATGCAATATCACTGTAGAATTTTCAATACCTCACTTAGACATGCAATATCACTGTACAATTTCATTTCTTGTGCTTTCATATAGCCAAACCTCATGGTGTTAGAtgtatatttttgtaaatattgtatatGTAACGGCAATGGAAATgtaggtattattattattttacataatgCTCTGGTTTCTTTATTGTAACCTGCTGCTAGGTGCAGCCATAGTTTCAttgttctattctattctattctattctattctattctattctattctattctattctattctattctattctattcgtcattcttctttcattcattcttaTCATATCTCAGGCTATGGCGGctttggtgctggtggtgctggccTTCCAGGAGGACAAGGTGGCCCTGGGTCAAAGCCTGGATATCCTATTGGAactggtgcgtgcgtgcgtgcgtgcgtgcgtgcgtgcgtgcgtgcgtgcgtgtgcgtgcgtgtgcgtgcgtgtgcgtgtgtgtgtgaatgcatgtaTAACCTGTACAACAAAGAAATTCAAAACTACAATGTCAATAgtatttcttcttctgcaggagTGGGGACTGGGGTGATCTCACCTGCTCAGGCTAAAGCTGCTAAATATGGTAGCCTTTGAGAAACATGAAGTGTTTTGATATGGGTTGTTTACATTCCATTCCATTTGATTACATTAGTACcaaatgtatttacagtatatctgGTCTTCCTACAGGCTTGGGTGGTGGCACTGGTACGCTGTATCCAGGACTCTTGCCAGGAGGTATATGATTCCCAAACGTCATTAAAAAATATGAGAAGggttttaaaatatattttttatgcaAATATGTCATTGCCAATCCCTACCCAACATAAGCTGATAACACCAAAAAATGTTCTTCTCAGTTTGCTTGTGTATTTTGACTCTGAAAATGTTACCATGTACAGTAAGTTATCATataggagagatatcgtagatccttcctacctgctgctgtcagactgtacaatcagaactgttgaccacatcccaccacagtcactcacccactgcatcagtggtttatatagcaacctgctctgcacaatatttgtgtaaatctgtgaacaatcatgtatattgttactggtacaaatcttatacccattactgtgcaataaccctgcaatgacctcatactcactctaactgtactgtactgctttgtactgtgccaacacaaactgttctatacctgtattcttgctcatctgtactgctgttgtgagaggtaatttccccactgcgggactattaaaggttttcttattcttattcttattcttatatgGGGACTGGGTCCAAGGCTGTTATATACAGGGTTGCTTATTAAGTTGTTTTAACACATTTTGACATGTGTGTCTTCCTCTGATTTGCTTTGTACCAGGAGGGTTTCCAGGCGGTGCACCTATTGGAGTTCCAGGAGGATATTCACCTGCTGCCAAAGCAGCTAAATATGGTAATGTACCGTAACTACTGTGTAGTGTGTATCACACTGTagactactgtatgtgtgttatcAATAATACTAAATACTTACTCTGTAGAATTACAGTAAGTATTAGTTGTAAttattttccttccttttcagGAATAGGAGGACAACTTGGGGGAGGTGGAACATTAGGAACAGGAGGACAATTAGGATTAGGAGGACAACTGGGAACAGGAGGACAACTGGGAACGGGAGGACAACTGGGAACGGGAGGATTTGGAGGATACTCTCCAGCTGCCAAAGCAGCTAAATATGGTAATGTATATGAAtattatgtactgtaaatcaTAATGTGGACTTAATTGAAGTAAAAGCTCAGAAATGTACACAAATGTACATGCCAAAATTGGTTAATtcttatatatacagtacaatatacTGAATGTTAATTGGAATTATTTATTGCCTTTTCAGGAATAGGAGGACTAGGAACGGGACAACAATTGGGAACGGGACAACAGTTGGGAACGGGACAACAGTTGGGAACGGGACAACAGTTGGGAACGGGAGGATATGGAGGATACTCTCCAGCTGCCAAAGCAGCTAAATATGGTAATGTGTATAAATGTTGTTTACTGTATAGTATAATGTGTAAGTACTGTAATGTAAACACTAAGAAAGTACATATTTAGTCAATATTTCAAAGTACTTACtttatgaaattaaatattaattgtaattattttCTTGCCTTTTCAGGACCAGGAGGGCAATTGGGAACAGGTACACAGTTAGGAACAGGTGGACAGTTAGGAACAGGAGGATTTGGAGGATACTCGCAAGCTGCCAAAGCAGCTAAATATGGTAAcgtatatttactgtatatatacatatatgtgtgtgtgtggaccttaTTAAAGTACAGCATAgccatgtacagtatacatgttCCCATTTTTATACTATgctatatattattattattattattattattattattattattattattattattattattattattattattattattattattattattattattattattattattattattattgttgttgttgttgttgttgttgtattaaTTGTGATTATTTATTGCCTCCTCAGGAATAGGAGGACAACTTGGAACAGGAGGACAATTGGGAACAGGAGCACAATTGGGAACAGGAGGACAACTGGGACCAGGAGGACAACTGGGAACAGGAGGACAACTGGGAACAGGAGGATTTGGAGGATACTCTCCTGCTGCCAAAGCAGCTAAATACGGTATAGTTATTATCCTTACTAAAACAAATGTCTAGTTAAAATTCAAAACCATTCCTGGCTTACATACCTTTAACCCCTGTTGGGTAAATTTGTTTTCCACAGGCCTGGGAGGACTGGGAGCGACaggaggactgggaggactgggaggagcaggaggactggGAGCAACAGGAGGACTTGGAGGGACAAGAGGACTGGGAGGGACAGGAGGATACAATGCTGCTGCCAAAGCCGCTAAATACGGTATAATATCTTATCAAATAGCACCAGTACGTATTAAAGGGCTTCTGTTTGTGGATCTGCATTCTCAGAAACAGTGTCTGGGGATGTGTGAGACAGATCTACCAAGGTCCAGGTGTTGGGCCATAAAAGAGGCCTGAGAAGGGGTTTACATTGAACGCAGATGGACTGAGATCACAAGCTgttggctgctgtgtgttgctgttgcaCTAGTTTATTTTATGGCTCTGACATTGTTACATTTCAAACATGCTCCAACGCTACAGTTTTGACAGTTGTCCAACCCTGGCCTCCATCATTACCACATGAGCCTTATTGAACAACAAGTCAGCCTAATAATGCCTTCACATGCACAGCCACTGAATGAAAGTCATATTGTTTACATGCACATGGCCACGTGTTTATGCTCATGAGAAGGGGAGGAACCCCTTTGGTTGCAGGAGCAGTATATGTTGATGTGTTGTCAGTGCTCTACCAGGGTTAGAGGGACTAGGAGGAAGACTTGAAGGTGGAGCAGGAATGTGACCATGCGTGCAGATATGATAAATGGCTGTATTTTGCTTTTAAGGcccaggtggagcaggaggagtccCAGGTGGAGGTGCAACTGGAGGAGTGACTCCTGGAAGAGCCCCATTTTTGCCTGGATATGGATGTAAGCCAGTTATAGCAACATTTGGGCTAcaagaataaaaacagcattatTGGATTTCCTTGTAATATTGTGAGATTGCACTCTAAAAACATTTTTGGGCGTCTTTTTCCACAGCGCTAACTGCCGGTGCTAAACCTCCTAAATACGGTGAGTTGCTGATGTCCACAAAAGGAACGTATGCATAATATTAGTGTTGAAACAAATGGGGCCTGTTTGCTCCCCAACAGGAGTCCCAGGGGCAGCACAGGGAGGAGTACTTCCAGGGGGAGCAGGACATTTCGTGCCAGGGGCTGGTTTGGGAGGTATGTTTTTAAATTCACACATGGGTGCTTTGATTCTCCTGTTTTCTTCATAGTTATGCAGGAGAGCTAATAAACCCGCAGTGACACCGATTACGTTCCTTTCCAGGTTTTGGTGCTGGTCTCAAACCACCGAAGTATGGTGAGTCTTAGTGTCTTAGTGTGCAGTATAAAAAAGTCTACgatctttattttattaaaagtatGTGAACACAAGCTGCTGGCATTCCTTTCGCAGGGGCTGGAACACCACTGGGAACTGGGGGactgctgggaggaggaggagtaggaggagcaGGTGCAGTGATACCAAAAGTTGGACAGTTCTTGGCAGCTGGCGAAGGACTTAGATGTGGTTGGTGAAATGAGCACACGAACGCTACACATGTGTCATGTATTTTGTGCGTGTGTAGCGTTTGTGTTCTGAATGACGTGAAGTGACGGCTAAAGGTGCTCTGTTCTGACTATACTAAATTAGGAGTCGGATTAGGGGCTGGAGttccaggaggagcaggagttgGTCAATACCTCGctgcaaaagcagcaaaataTGGTAAAAGATGTTCAATTCATAAATATCATATATGCATTTAATAATAGCATTATTCTATTAGATTTTACTTTGTATAAATACATCTAAATACTGTACtcctttttatatatatacagtatatatatatatatatatatatatatatatatatatatatatatatatatattctttttGCACAACTGAGCATTTTGCCCTTCCTTAGGTGTTGCAGGCGGAGCCGGTTTAAcaccaggaggagctggacttcCTGGTGGTTTACCCGGGGTTGGGGTTGGAGGGGGACAGATAGCGACTACAGATACAACTATCAGAGGGGTTCCAGAGGGCACCGCTGTGGTCTCACCAGGTGGTACAGGTGTCCCTATAAAAACAAGTAACATTTTTTACTTCTAGTAGCTAATCCTGTGTTCTGTGACGCCCTGTGATTGTGAATGGAGTTATTATTGCTTCAACAGGAAAGGAGCTGGGTCCTGGTGGAACCCCTCAACCAGGTACAGTGAAATGCAGACTTTATTGTACAGTCTCGTGTTATCAGCTGTCTGCCAGTGTAGACAGCTGCATTTGGTGACATCTCCTTTTTAAACTGTGAAGACACTTCCCTTAGACTCTCTGCGTCGGCCTCTGTCTGTTTTATGagtatgttttgtttcttggaCTGTGTAGGCTTTTTTTTCTGACCACTTATTTTAAGTGTCAAATCAAATTCTGTCATTGAGAAAACTTTCCCCAGGAGGTGGGGATAAATAAATGTTAGGAAGTCATCTGAGGTTTGTTTTGACAACATCAGCGCTCACATGTCCTACATCACGCAGTGGAGCAAACATTACATTTtgttaaaacatttataaaaggACTTGCATTCTCTGCATTTTGTGGTCAGTCACAtcctgtttgctttgatttgtCCTGACATATGTTTAGACTGGACTCTACCTAAAATAACAAGATCTGACAaagcacagaaagacacacacacgtctatATTCCCTTTACAAGACATGTGGTTTTTAATAGCAAACGATGGTTGTGATGCACTGTAAAagttaagcttttatttttcatccATCCACCTCCATTTTTCATTCATCCACCTCCTGGATCAGATCAGGTTTTAAACGAGCAGGGTGTAGTTTGCAGCTTTAAAGACTGAGACCAAGATTAATTCTTCGTCCCTAAGTGAAGACATGACCTGCTTCGTGTTTGTTGAGCTTGGCAGCTTGTGGAGCAGACCTGCTAATCTAGCTAGGCTAATCCAGTCATTTGCAACCATGCTGGAGCAGGAAACAATATCAAATGTTTGCAGGAACATTTTAGCTGCCAATTAACACCTAATAGAGGGAAGCCTCATCGTGCATGTAGATGACATCATACAGATGACATACAGTAGAACCATCCACCAGCTCAACAAAGGAGCTATATTAACATGTTTCATTATGTTCCATCTCTCTAAATGGGTAGGTTCTATCACAGTGTAAAAGCTGCTATGTTCAATAGATGAGTGCAAATACCAGGAAATAAACTCTGAATTTATGTCTTTTATTCACTTTTTGATTTTAAACCCAAATGATTTCAGTGCAGAGCCAAAACGTATCCATTAGCCATtcctttgctgtgtttttagagCAGACTGTATATAATGTCTCTCAATTCCCGCTGTTTGTCAGGGCCCATAAGCAAACCACCACGTCCAGCAAGCTCTCTGTGGATCGCTGCAATAAAATTATGGCAAGGCCTGGTTGAAGGCATGGCTGTAAAGCCAGGTGTTGAGTGGTCCCAGGAGCTCAGTGGTCTCAGTAATGGTGAAATGGAGAAGCCTGGAACCACCAGGACTCTTCCTAGAGCCGCTCCTCGGCCAAACTGAGTAACAGGGCAAGAATTTATCATTTTACGGGCCTTGGAAGAAACGTGTCtcgcatgtactgtatgactttTTTATGACATTCAAACAATATGGAGTTTTGTCACTAACAGCAGCCGTACATGTCtcactttgcttttcttcccCTCTGCACCGTTGTCCTTGTGGTGGACGCGTGGAAGCAGGCGGTGAGTTCAAAGAAGTAGATGTTTTTGCATTCACTTCATTTAACACTGTCTCCGTCTGGACTAATTACTTGCCCTGTTCATGCAACAGTTGCTGGTGAAGTGAGTCAACCAAGCGGtgagcaccaaacacacacacacacacacacacacacacacacacacacacacacacacacacacacacacacgcacgcacgcacaaacacccACTTTCTATTCATTCAGCAGCTGTATTTATGCTGTGTGCTTTAACTTGAtgatgctttttttgttttacagctggCACAAGTGTTGGTAAATATAATTTCTTTAcgtcttcatttatttatttttaaaccttTATTAAGACATTAGATTGAAGTGTGTATTTAATCTCTATGTGACAGG from Betta splendens chromosome 13, fBetSpl5.4, whole genome shotgun sequence includes:
- the elna gene encoding elastin a isoform X1 translates to MANRNMLLLFCGLFLLALIQPSLQGGVYVPPGAAVGPGTGFFPGAAGGLPAGYKPAKAAVGGYGGAGQGVNPGALVPRGVGPGGFGVTGQGGKGPKPGYGNLGVGGLGGGGYGGYGPSTGVFYPGAAQKAAKQAGVGGTGTIGGGGAGTGVGVPVIPQTGLPGGGVGAAGKKAAKVPGVGVPGLYQGGLVPGGGFGGRGVLPGVATGTDLNPKSIGGGGQGGSLGLGGRGFGGPMQPGTFHGYPLKSPKTGAYGAKPGGGKLPFGYGGFGAGGAGLPGGQGGPGSKPGYPIGTGVGTGVISPAQAKAAKYGLGGGTGTLYPGLLPGGGFPGGAPIGVPGGYSPAAKAAKYGIGGQLGGGGTLGTGGQLGLGGQLGTGGQLGTGGQLGTGGFGGYSPAAKAAKYGIGGLGTGQQLGTGQQLGTGQQLGTGQQLGTGGYGGYSPAAKAAKYGPGGQLGTGTQLGTGGQLGTGGFGGYSQAAKAAKYGIGGQLGTGGQLGTGAQLGTGGQLGPGGQLGTGGQLGTGGFGGYSPAAKAAKYGLGGLGATGGLGGLGGAGGLGATGGLGGTRGLGGTGGYNAAAKAAKYGPGGAGGVPGGGATGGVTPGRAPFLPGYGSLTAGAKPPKYGVPGAAQGGVLPGGAGHFVPGAGLGGFGAGLKPPKYGAGTPLGTGGLLGGGGVGGAGAVIPKVGQFLAAGEGLRCGVGLGAGVPGGAGVGQYLAAKAAKYGVAGGAGLTPGGAGLPGGLPGVGVGGGQIATTDTTIRGVPEGTAVVSPGGTGVPIKTRKELGPGGTPQPGTVKCRLYCTVSCYQLSASVDSCIW
- the elna gene encoding elastin a isoform X3 → MANRNMLLLFCGLFLLALIQPSLQGGVYVPPGAAVGPGTGFFPGAAGGLPAGYKPAKAAVGGYGGAGQGVNPGALVPRGVGPGGFGVTGQGGKGPKPGYGNLGVGGLGGGGYGGYGPSTGVFYPGAAQKAAKQAGVGGTGTIGGGGAGTGVGVPVIPQTGLPGGGVGAAGKKAAKVPGVGVPGLYQGGLVPGGGFGGRGVLPGVATGTDLNPKSIGGGGQGGSLGLGGRGFGGPMQPGTFHGYPLKSPKTGAYGAKPGGGKLPFGYGGFGAGGAGLPGGQGGPGSKPGYPIGTGVGTGVISPAQAKAAKYGLGGGTGTLYPGLLPGGGFPGGAPIGVPGGYSPAAKAAKYGIGGQLGGGGTLGTGGQLGLGGQLGTGGQLGTGGQLGTGGFGGYSPAAKAAKYGIGGLGTGQQLGTGQQLGTGQQLGTGQQLGTGGYGGYSPAAKAAKYGPGGQLGTGTQLGTGGQLGTGGFGGYSQAAKAAKYGIGGQLGTGGQLGTGAQLGTGGQLGPGGQLGTGGQLGTGGFGGYSPAAKAAKYGLGGLGATGGLGGLGGAGGLGATGGLGGTRGLGGTGGYNAAAKAAKYGPGGAGGVPGGGATGGVTPGRAPFLPGYGSLTAGAKPPKYGVPGAAQGGVLPGGAGHFVPGAGLGGFGAGLKPPKYGAGTPLGTGGLLGGGGVGGAGAVIPKVGQFLAAGEGLRCGVGLGAGVPGGAGVGQYLAAKAAKYGVAGGAGLTPGGAGLPGGLPGVGVGGGQIATTDTTIRGVPEGTAVVSPGKELGPGGTPQPGTVKCRLYCTVSCYQLSASVDSCIW
- the elna gene encoding elastin a isoform X4, giving the protein MANRNMLLLFCGLFLLALIQPSLQGGVYVPPGAAVGPGTGFFPGAAGGLPAGYKPAKAAVGGYGGAGQGVNPGALVPRGVGPGGFGVTGQGGKGPKPGYGNLGVGGLGGGGYGGYGPSTGVFYPGAAQKAAKQAGVGGTGTIGGGGAGTGVGVPVIPQTGLPGGGVGAAGKKAAKVPGVGVPGLYQGGLVPGGGFGGRGVLPGVATGTDLNPKSIGGGGQGGSLGLGGRGFGGPMQPGTFHGYPLKSPKTGAYGAKPGGGKLPFGYGGFGAGGAGLPGGQGGPGSKPGYPIGTGVGTGVISPAQAKAAKYGLGGGTGTLYPGLLPGGGFPGGAPIGVPGGYSPAAKAAKYGIGGQLGGGGTLGTGGQLGLGGQLGTGGQLGTGGQLGTGGFGGYSPAAKAAKYGIGGLGTGQQLGTGQQLGTGQQLGTGQQLGTGGYGGYSPAAKAAKYGPGGQLGTGTQLGTGGQLGTGGFGGYSQAAKAAKYGIGGQLGTGGQLGTGAQLGTGGQLGPGGQLGTGGQLGTGGFGGYSPAAKAAKYGLGGLGATGGLGGLGGAGGLGATGGLGGTRGLGGTGGYNAAAKAAKYGPGGAGGVPGGGATGGVTPGRAPFLPGYGSLTAGAKPPKYGVPGAAQGGVLPGGAGHFVPGAGLGGFGAGLKPPKYGAGTPLGTGGLLGGGGVGGAGVGLGAGVPGGAGVGQYLAAKAAKYGVAGGAGLTPGGAGLPGGLPGVGVGGGQIATTDTTIRGVPEGTAVVSPGGTGVPIKTRKELGPGGTPQPGTVKCRLYCTVSCYQLSASVDSCIW
- the elna gene encoding elastin a isoform X2, producing the protein MANRNMLLLFCGLFLLALIQPSLQGGVYVPPGAAVGPGTGFFPGAAGGLPAGYKPAKAAVGGYGGAGQGVNPGALVPRGVGPGGFGVTGQGGKGPKPGYGNLGVGGLGGGGYGGYGPSTGVFYPGAAQKAAKQGVGGTGTIGGGGAGTGVGVPVIPQTGLPGGGVGAAGKKAAKVPGVGVPGLYQGGLVPGGGFGGRGVLPGVATGTDLNPKSIGGGGQGGSLGLGGRGFGGPMQPGTFHGYPLKSPKTGAYGAKPGGGKLPFGYGGFGAGGAGLPGGQGGPGSKPGYPIGTGVGTGVISPAQAKAAKYGLGGGTGTLYPGLLPGGGFPGGAPIGVPGGYSPAAKAAKYGIGGQLGGGGTLGTGGQLGLGGQLGTGGQLGTGGQLGTGGFGGYSPAAKAAKYGIGGLGTGQQLGTGQQLGTGQQLGTGQQLGTGGYGGYSPAAKAAKYGPGGQLGTGTQLGTGGQLGTGGFGGYSQAAKAAKYGIGGQLGTGGQLGTGAQLGTGGQLGPGGQLGTGGQLGTGGFGGYSPAAKAAKYGLGGLGATGGLGGLGGAGGLGATGGLGGTRGLGGTGGYNAAAKAAKYGPGGAGGVPGGGATGGVTPGRAPFLPGYGSLTAGAKPPKYGVPGAAQGGVLPGGAGHFVPGAGLGGFGAGLKPPKYGAGTPLGTGGLLGGGGVGGAGAVIPKVGQFLAAGEGLRCGVGLGAGVPGGAGVGQYLAAKAAKYGVAGGAGLTPGGAGLPGGLPGVGVGGGQIATTDTTIRGVPEGTAVVSPGGTGVPIKTRKELGPGGTPQPGTVKCRLYCTVSCYQLSASVDSCIW